The window TAACTGGCCCACAGTTACAGATCTCCATCCTGATCATGATCAGACTGAGTTAAAGAAATCCTACTTTTGTGGTATTGTCAATACCCCCTCCCATACATACTCACCCTGCTTCAGAACCTATCAAGAGCTATTGGATTTCACGGCTCGTTCACTCCCCAACCAAAAGGGTAACATTCGTTCTGCAGCTGATTATCTAACAGCAGAACAAGAAATCCTTCGTCAGGCACAACTGGACAGTTTCGGTGAAGATTTAGCCCGTTTACAGTCAGACAAGCCCCTCTCATCCGACAGCCGTCTATTATGTTTGTCACCAGTGTTGTGCAGGAATTCTGGACTTATCCATGTAGGAGGCCGACTACGGCAAAGCCCAGACTTGGAATTGAATGTCATTCACCCAATAGTACTTGATCCTGCTCATCCAGTGACCAAACTGATCATACAAGATTATGATGACAAACTGCATCATGCTGGTTCAGAAAGACTTTTTGCTGAACTATGTCGGAAAATTTGGATTCTCAGAGGAAGGGAAGCAGTACGCAGGCATCAGTATAGCTGCGCTGCATGTCAGAAATGGAGAGCACAGCCCATCATTCCAAAAATGTCAGCCTGCTGCTCGTCTTAGGTTATTCAAACCACCTTTCTACTCCACAGGAATAGACTGCTTTGGACCATACGTGGTCAAGACCAGCCGTAGATCGGAGAAAAGGTGGGGAATAATATTCAAATGTCTCATGATTCGGTGTATACATCTTGACCTACTAAAAAGCATGGATACCGACTCCTTCCTCATGGCCCTCCAACGATTCATTTCTCGACGAGGAACACCCCTGGAAATTATGTGATCAAGGAACTAACTTTAAAGGAGGAGATAAGGAACTACAGGCCGCTTTTGACAACCTTGCTCCGACTCTACAGTCGGTCCTGATGACTAAAAGAATCCATTTCAAATTCAATCCCCCGCATGCACCCCATTTCGGTGGAGCCTGGGAGAGGGAGATACGTTCTGTGAAGAATGCTCTGAAGAGAACCATTGGTGCACAAATGGCCACTGAAGAGGTCTTAAGAACAGTCCTAATTGAGACTGAAGGCATTCTTAACTCAAAACCCCTGGGCTATGTATCCTCAGACATTGCGGATATTGATCCCATAACCCCAAACCTTCTCATTATGGGCCGACATGATTCGTCACTTCCATTGGTATCCTATTCTGATTCTGACCTCCTAGGTCGACGACGATGGCGACATGCACAAATATTGGCAGATCACTTCTGGCGGCACTTCATAAAAGACTATCTACCATCCCTCCAAAGAAGACACAAATGGCAGAAGGAGAACCCGGATCTCACACTGAACTCTGTCGTAATGATCATGGATTCACGCCTTCCACGTGCCCTCTGGCTTGTAGGAAGAGTGACACGCCTCCTGAAAAGTCCAGATGACCGCATCAGAACTGTGGAAGTCTTAGCACAGGATAAAACCTATATCCACCCTGTCTCCTGTCTGATCCCCCTGCCCCCGCTTCCTGACGAAGACTGATTCTGATCATATCAACATATTTCTCACTAGAAATATGGGGGCGGCTGTTGTAAAGACCCACCTTTTAGCACATCCCAGCACACCCACTCACTTCACCAGATGCACCTTGTTTAGTTCTCTCACCTTTGATTGGGTGTGGTGCTTGTCcttaattgcactcacctgtcacaCGTTATATAAGGACTGCATTCACTTTTGGCTCCCTCTTTCTTCACTCCCACACGGGGCGGCAGCAGAGGTGAGGTTCTGTTTGGGTTTTTGATTTTATGTGTTGTTTAAGGTAATGAGTAACTtaaatctgttttctttcagcattggcagtccatgtgtgtctttccttCTTTGCTTTATTGATTTGAGAATAAAAGGAGAACCCTGTGAATGATTAGATGACTGCTTATTCTCATTCTGATCGGATGAGCCCATGATGCTGATTATTTAAACCCTGAGCCTTCCTTCCTTCACAACACCTCCCCTCCTCATCTTTATTGCGAAAAGCCTGTAAGTCGGGCCACTTTGGCACCAGCTTTGCCGCAGTTTGTGGCAGTGAGGTACGCAGGTGTCTCCCCATAAGGAACTGCGCCGGTAAGAGCCCATGTTCCTGTGGGGTGGCCCTGTACACTAGCAGTGCTCTGTTGTAGTCAGTCCTTTTTCCACAAGTCTTTAATGGTACGAACAGCACGTTCTGCCTCCCAGTTGGCTTGGGGGTACCCGGGGCTGCTGGTTTCATGTGTGAACTGGTACTCCCATTTCTTCCATTCTGTGCAGCTCATTTCTCACTGCATCTCTGAGGGGAAGAGGAACGCGTCTTGAGGCAGATAGGGCTATTGGTACAGCTCCTTGCTCTAGCTCAATGTGGTAAGGCTCCTTCAGCATGCCtaaacctttaaaaacatctgGGTATGCTGCCCTGAAATCTGTCACCGATTCCGTTACTGTGCTTACTCTGTACACGACCTAGAGCCTCACACGCTGGCCTTCTTAATAGTGGCTGTACTAGACCTGACACAAGGTAGACGTCTTGAGAAACACTGCGCCCTTTCACTGCTAGCTGTGCCTTGAAGCAGCCTTTAACATTGAGTGGGTTTCTGGGTCTCTGCAGCTTACCATCTCTGTCTGGACTGTACAAACCCTCTGGAATAAACTTAACATCCGGCCCTGTGTCGagtttaaaatatacattttcccCATTTAACTTGACCTTTTGCACCCAGGGCTGTGACCTCTAAGTCCCTACTTCTCCCAAGAACACACAATTCTCGCTGTCTGTATCTGTTTGATTTTCTGTCACTTCGTGTAGCGCTACAGCTTCACTACTCCGACAGACCACAGCAAAGTGTCCTTTCTTCTGACATTTTCGACACTGTACCTCTTTGGCTGGACATTCTTTCAATGAGTGTTTGTTCTTGCGACCACAGCGGCCACATTCCTTTTCACTTTGCTTGATTGGcttttgttctttcttctgCCACGTCTGCGTTTTCCCGCGTTTTGTATTTGTCCGTATTGTGtccatgttcagtgttttcTCCACTGCCGTGCTGCTGTGAAGTATTGATTGTTGTTTCTTTACCATTTCGCTCTGCCTATCTTTCTCAATGGCTTTAGCAAGAGTCAACTCTGAGTCCATTTGCAGCTGCTTGGACAGTCTTTAATGCCAACCACAATTCTGTCCCTTATGAGTTCGTCTTTGAGTGCTCCAAATGCACAATTTTCTGCACGTTTGTGCACAGCAGTGACGAACGACTCTGTACTTTCACCCTCCCGTTGCCGTCTGGAGTTAAACTGTGCTCTTTCAAAAATTACATTGTTTTCCTACGTAATGTTTGTCAAATGCCTCTTTGACAGATgcatatttctttttatctgcATCGCTCAGTGGTAAAACTGCCAAAACGTCATCAGCATCTCCCATAGCGTAGAGGAGTGCGTCTGATTTGTTATCAAGAGCGGTTGCAATGCGAAATCTTTCGAACCTTCTGATCCACTTTGGCCATTCGGCAGGATGAGAAAAGTCAAATGTTTCTGGGGGTGTTATTTGTACCGTGGTCGCCATCGTGGCGTGTGGATCCCTGGCTTCTTCGCGTTCAGAGTCCAAGCTTTCCGGTGCGCCGACCCCGTCTCCTCCCTCCGACATGTGATGCTCGTGCTCGACCGAGCACATGCGTCTTGTTGCTAGTGCTGGTAACAGCCTCGGCCACACTTCACCTGCATGCCGGCCTTTTTCGGGTCACCCGTGAGAAAACTTCTCTCGCAAGTTAACTGCACTGTACTGTACTCAAAAATACTGTGGAGACCGCCGTTCGCACTTCTGACACCCCGTATAAATGCTGACACTGGACGCAGCGCATTCGGGTGATGTTTACCAACTTTACTTCGTAACCTGGAAGTTCCCCCCCACACAGCCTTATGGGAACAGTAGTCTACCGCTACAGCTCTTACATTTATcctggacatcacattttgggctgtctagaccaaaatacaaaattttgctcttcaagggcctgatatccacttccGAGGAAGTCATACTGACACTGTTCaatctaaatttaaaataaatgtcctcatatgtggatctcacaaaaatcaggttaaaaaaaaaaaaaaaaaaaaaaaaaaaaaatctggtaattctttgtttttacattcatcaggtcccaatcagcccaaatagcaaagagaaattaagaaTGCCATGAGAGatttcgggtcttaggaggttaaatatttttaacaagTTTAATTACCCTTTCTCTTGGACACTATTCTTAAACTGACAGCAATGTAAACGTGTCTCGATGCATGAACGACACACGTGGAGTCAGAAATAGTTCAAACACtgctgccctctagtggtgAATCCTGGCACTGACTGTAAAATGAACCAAATTAAAGTTGTACAGAAGATTCATTGATGCACTTTGAATCCAGTAATGTGcacttttgtatttgtttttttatgtttatacaaaaacaaatatttattctATTAAGGTAGACCTTTTTGAATAGGCCATGCAAATGTGACGTGCCCATTTGCCActgatcattttcctgtttcgACCATAAACCCGAGCGGATCGTGGCCTGTGTCCAGTGGAAAATAAATAAGAGCCCAGTCATGTGAATGCAGTCCACTCAGCTGTGTCGAAGAGGCCCGAAGCCTGCTTATATAAACAATAAGTTAATTTCAGCTGTGGGAGGAGGTCGAGCATGAATGTCACTCAAATCGCTGACGGCTCCTCAGCCGTGATCGTTTTACGATTTCTAATGAGCCACTGAGTCAGGAAGTGCAGCTGTGGATGAACTTGTGCTAATTAACGGTAACGAGAGGAAATACGTGACCCATGTCAGCTCATGGAGTCCAGATTTCTGTACTGTTCAGAAATCCTCAAAGTGAAATGAGATCATTAGGTTTAAGAGACCGTAACTAACACCCCTCGAGCTCTGGTgctcacacaaaacacacttaGCTTAGTTTCAAtttggtttatttaaaaatatatagaaacagGAGCACTGGCGTAAACGTACAATGGAACAGTATAGATACTCACACTTTAACGCAACCCTGTTCAATTTCAACCAAGACTgcaagaaagaaacaaacacgTTACGGCAGCACTTTACCCTCAAACACATCAGAAACACACACGACGCGTCCAAACAAACGTTCTTCATATTAACAACCAAATACTTCAaactttctcatttttaacatcaaCTTATTTATAATAATATCAAAGAAAAGCAGTAGCATTTACAGTCAAACAGGTACTGTAGTTGGCAGAGTCTCCCTCAGTTTGtctgaataataaaaaaaacaatcttcaGTTAAGTCCGTGTGGACATGTTTTTGAATCACTGGGATGCCAGTTCCATGAAGAACTGGAAACCAGTAACCATGACTGTAACCAGGATTTCAGATTTAGTTTGTCTGAACTAAGACATAATCAACGCACTGTTTCTCCAAGCTAATCGAAAAATTAAGAATAATGTGATCAATTCAATAAGGTGCAGCCCTGCTCTCCTAATATGATATCACATATACTGTTACAGTGGGCGACACTCATATTAACAATAAAACCAGTGTTTAGAAAAACCAGGGAATGTGCAAGTAACACCGTGTGAGCCAAAAGCTGCCCGTTTTTCTCCTCTTggctctgtgtgacatcagcgaGAGCAGGCGTGGCTCTGTCAGACACACAGCACACTGATCATCCTGCTGTTCATGAAGGGCAGCCAATTAGAATACAGCTGGCTGAGAGGGAAAGGAGCTGAATCAGCTGGTTTCAGACAGGGGGAGGGGCTGAAACAAATAAGAATGACTGAATTATGTTACAGAATCTAAATACGGAGATGGGAATGAGCATAAGAGGCCCCCCCTCTTTAAGTGCAGCTCACGACAGAATAGCAATGTCATTGCAACCCTTCACGAGTACGATTAAAGGAAAAGGCTGACATTTATCACTGAAACAAGAAACAACTAAactaaatgcagagtggtgcgCCCCagtctgatgttttttttaatattctcaGTAAGGAACAGTACATCATGTTTAGAAAAGAATTGTTACCCTGCCAGGTTATTGAAGCTGTAATTGTTGAGTCCGTGTGACTCACTTTGCTTGTAAGTTGTGAGTTGGAACctaaaaaaccaaaacccaaCTCCTACCAATCAAATAAAACCTCATGTACTCCTGTGTTACCCTCATGAAATCAGCAGATAAAAAGCTGTGACACAGGAATGAAATGAAGGGGGAACGAACTACTGGCCAAACTGCTTTTGTCATAAACAGTCACAAACAGTGTAATATTGCAGTTTTGCTCATTGGTGGCTGCTGGACTTTTAACCAGTGCCACAGGCGCTCACTCCACACACTTTGGTTCGCTGTTTGCTGTCTTTACAACTCAGATAATGGCTGAAAATATCAGGAGCAGTGGAGTGGGTTTGGTTTTTTGCAGACTTGGGACTAGTTTTATTGTTCTGGTGATCGTGCACGCGTAAGATTATTAAGAAATGAAGGTATTGTGTGAAATGCACCATGACAGTTAATGCTCCAAGTTACCTAATATTCTCTGGGCTTAGCTACGATGGTCAGCTGCATAACAGTCTGGTCCCGACACAGGCGTGAACGCCTTCAGTAGCTCCACCCAGTCAAAGCTTCTACGATGAACTGTCTTCCAGCTGCTCGTCCTGAAAAGGGTAGCTGAGAGCAGGAGGAAAGCCCTGACTGCGGGGCTGTTCGTCCAACAGCATCAGATCATCCACGTCTTTCCCTTTGTACCTCCGCCGACAGATCTTTACAGTGACTTTCCGCCCCTGAAATACTTTAAGGGCTTCTTTGGAAGCCATGGCTCTGGCAGCGGCCTCGTCGCGCCCGTATCCTGTGCCCATGAAAACAGTCTGACAGCGAATTTCACACACGTGGCCTTCCTTCTGTGTGCGGCCCGCGGGGAGGCCCGTGATGTCCTTCAGCGGCACAAACACGCACGTCAGGGTTTGCTTGCACGACTCCACGCAGCTGCGAAGGATTTCAAAATGGTCCAAGTTGGGCCCAAAGCCCCCGGCTGACACCAGTTTCCACGCCACAGCCTTGTACAGGCGGTTGAAGAAGGGCTGGTGCTCTGCTGGAGCCTGTGGAGGTGGTCCCAGCTTCTGACTCGCAGGCCGCGCCGCCGTCCTGAGCGCAGGTCTGCTGTCGAGCTCATTAGGCCCAGCCTTGGCTCTTTTCACGCAGCTGTCATCCTCAAGCTCTGCAAAAGATGACACAGCAGGCAGGAAAACGTTGACTGCACGGGAATCTGTATTTAATGAGGAAACAGAGCCTCAGGTGTGGGTGTGTGAAAGGGAAAAAACCCTGTGCGTAGGTAATTACACTGAAACCTCACAGCAACAGAGAACAGCAGTGAAATGGATTTGTTGGTCAGTAACGAGCTACAGAAAACTGTCAAATCTATTCTTAGATTGAAGTCACATCACTTGTAAAAGCCATCCAAGGTAACCTTAACCTGTTATCATGGAGGATGAAACTAATGCAAATattactgtgtgtgttcataTATGTCCGTGTTGACACGTCGGAGTGACAGGATCTCTTTTGCTTCTTAGCAAGCTTGACGAGGTTTGTGCATTATTAGcaagcagtgtttgttttttgcacttAAAAACGCTGCAGCCCGTTCGTGACAGATCCTGCTCTGTGTGTGGCttagtcacaaacacacaacagtcACAGCCCAGATTTAAAGTATTACAGATTTACTGCTGTTTGCATTCACAGCCGCTATCATGGATTGTTGAGTCAGGCTTGGTCGGGCTGCTCCGACTTTCTGAGTTGGAAATCTGACCTGAGGCGATGTTCCAGTGGAAAATTCAGAGTGGGAAGTCACTAATAGTATTTGAATCCAATGCAATCACAATGCACAATAGCATTTTAAGCATTGTTAACTGggctttttaaataatataCACAATGGAAATGATTTCAACTACAGCCGGCACTTAAACGGTCCTTAAATGAAATTTATAGGAAAATCAACATGGCTGTATTATATTATCTTTGCGGGCTGTTTTTGATGATATCATCAGTACAGGTGTGTTAATGTCACCTGTCACCATTGGTTTCCTATGTATATATCACCCTGAATATTCCAGAGAAGGTAGAAGTATGAGACTACAGGCCAAACACTCAAAAATCAATTATTATGATTTTCTGTCGTTAtcaagcagcagcagaaaaaccTGGACCCATTAAATAACAGGTAGTTTTCCCAAACGTAACCTGTG is drawn from Oreochromis aureus strain Israel breed Guangdong linkage group 1, ZZ_aureus, whole genome shotgun sequence and contains these coding sequences:
- the LOC116332879 gene encoding CDKN2A-interacting protein isoform X2, giving the protein MAGESGGEDVVAEYLGQNPQLAQWVETFRSYCESNKQWVARREFILRNMEAFPTVKPGVSSSSLDRLLSLSMVWANHVFLGCSYPQAVMDKIKEMGEGIKVQDPPVHKTTKDEFTARGKRSASAELEDDSCVKRAKAGPNELDSRPALRTAARPASQKLGPPPQAPAEHQPFFNRLYKAVAWKLVSAGGFGPNLDHFEILRSCVESCKQTLTCVFVPLKDITGLPAGRTQKEGHVCEIRCQTVFMGTGYGRDEAAARAMASKEALKVFQGRKVTVKICRRRYKGKDVDDLMLLDEQPRSQGFPPALSYPFQDEQLEDSSS
- the LOC116332879 gene encoding CDKN2A-interacting protein isoform X1, which gives rise to MSMKLKVSEIQIVAERFPFSHQNKPPPEPSQICYVSAKSITGRVLQEPETSLHGMAGESGGEDVVAEYLGQNPQLAQWVETFRSYCESNKQWVARREFILRNMEAFPTVKPGVSSSSLDRLLSLSMVWANHVFLGCSYPQAVMDKIKEMGEGIKVQDPPVHKTTKDEFTARGKRSASAELEDDSCVKRAKAGPNELDSRPALRTAARPASQKLGPPPQAPAEHQPFFNRLYKAVAWKLVSAGGFGPNLDHFEILRSCVESCKQTLTCVFVPLKDITGLPAGRTQKEGHVCEIRCQTVFMGTGYGRDEAAARAMASKEALKVFQGRKVTVKICRRRYKGKDVDDLMLLDEQPRSQGFPPALSYPFQDEQLEDSSS